From Ramlibacter agri:
ACTACGGCAACCGCGTGGGCATCTTCCGCGTGATGGAGGCGCTGCAGCGCCATGCCGTTCCGGCGAGCGTCGCAGTGAACGCCGCCGTCGCGGTGCGCTATCCCTCGCTGGTGAAAGCCTGCGTGGAGCGCGGCTGGGAAATCATCGCCAACGGCCTCGACATGGACCACCTGCACTACGGTGGACTGGCTGAGGACCAGGAGCGCGCGCTGGTGGAGACTTCGCTGCGCATCCTGCGCGAAGCCACCGGCGGCAAGGTGCGCGGCTGGCTGTCGCCCGCCAAGTCCGAGTCCTTCGCCACGCCGGACCTGCTGCGTGAAGCCGGTGTGGACTACGTCTGCGACTGGGTCAACGACGATATGCCTTACGCCATGCGCACCCGCGCCGGCGAACTGGTGGCGATGCCGCACCCGGTGGACATCGACGACTACACCATCCTCGTGCAGAACCACCATACCGAGGACGACTTCCGCGATGCGCTGATCGACCAGTTCGACCTGCTGTACCGCGAGTCCAGCCCCGGCAACGGGCGCGTGATGGCGATCTCGCTGCACCCCTGGATCATCGGCCAGCCCTACCGCATCGGCGCGCTGGAGCAGGCGCTGCAGCACATCATGCAGCACAGCGGCGTGTGGGCCGCCACCGGCAGCCAGATCCTCGACGCCTGGAAGTCACGGCAAGGCTGAACGCGCGATGCCAGTCGTCTCCATCACGCTGCTGCCAGGCTACGGCTCCGAAACCGAGGGGCGCCTGGTGCAGCGGGTGGCGCTGGCAACTCGCTCCGTCATCGCGGCGCCCGCGGCCGGAACGACGGTTTTCGTCGAGCACGCCAGCACCTACATGCGCGACAGCCGCGTGTTCTCCGGCGGCGGGCCCTCCCTGCCGGAGGCATCGAAGGTCGTGCGCGATTTCCTGGGACGCATGCAGGACCGTGATCTCGCGGCTGCGCGTGACTGCCTCGCACCCGGCTTCGAGATGGTGTTCCCTGGCGGCGCCCACATGACGCAGCTGGAGCAATTGGTCGAATGGGCGCGCGGCCGCTATCGCAGCGTCGCCAAGGACTACGAGCGTTTCGACGAGAGCTGGGGCGACGGCGTCACCGTCGTCTACTGCTCCGGCACCTTGCGCGGCACCTGGCCCGATGGCCAGGTGTTCCAAGGCATCCGCTTCATCGACCGCTTCGAAGTCGCCGATGGCAAGCTCAGGCGCCAGGACGTCTGGAACGACCTGGCCGAGGCCAGGCCGGCATGAACGTCGCAATGCACGAGCGCGTCGCCTATTCGGCGATGCCGGACCGCCCGCCGATGCAGTGGCCAAACGGCGCGCGCCTGGCGCTGTGGGTGGCGCCGAACATCGAGCACTACGAGTACCAGCCCGCCGAAGTGCGCGTGCGCGACCCGTGGCCGCGCATGCCACACCCGGACATCCTCAACTACGGGCTGCGCGACTACGGCAACCGTGTCGGCGTCTGGCGCCTGATGGAGGTGTTCGACCGCTTCTCGCTGCCCTGCACCGTCTCGCTGTCGCTGTCGGTGCTGGAAATGTACCCGCAGGTCGCCGAGGCGATGCTCTCGCGCCGCTGGGAGCTGATGTCGCACGGCCTCTACAACACGCGCTACCACTGGAACTACTCCGA
This genomic window contains:
- a CDS encoding polysaccharide deacetylase family protein — encoded protein: MSTSLPDSYLQYAQRRYGMDHERYDWSPLPARKPVAWPNDARIALWVVPALEWFPLDMKGQPFKPPGAMQTSYPDLRHYTLRDYGNRVGIFRVMEALQRHAVPASVAVNAAVAVRYPSLVKACVERGWEIIANGLDMDHLHYGGLAEDQERALVETSLRILREATGGKVRGWLSPAKSESFATPDLLREAGVDYVCDWVNDDMPYAMRTRAGELVAMPHPVDIDDYTILVQNHHTEDDFRDALIDQFDLLYRESSPGNGRVMAISLHPWIIGQPYRIGALEQALQHIMQHSGVWAATGSQILDAWKSRQG
- a CDS encoding nuclear transport factor 2 family protein translates to MPVVSITLLPGYGSETEGRLVQRVALATRSVIAAPAAGTTVFVEHASTYMRDSRVFSGGGPSLPEASKVVRDFLGRMQDRDLAAARDCLAPGFEMVFPGGAHMTQLEQLVEWARGRYRSVAKDYERFDESWGDGVTVVYCSGTLRGTWPDGQVFQGIRFIDRFEVADGKLRRQDVWNDLAEARPA